tatatatatatatatatatatatatatataaaatctggctacttaaaatattattgttttgtaATTTCTGGTGGCAGTGGCCTAATCCTGAATAACATTTATAAACTCCTCTACTTCCCAAACAAATCTTAATAACTCAGCCATCTGTTCAATGTTTATCTGTTGACATATTATTGGAAGAGTTCATGCACATAATATTAATGAAGGGCCTTTTGATTCCACTcttgaattttaattatttaataatgtacATCTATAGGCAAACTCACTTTGAAGATACTTGACAAGCCCAGTGGTGTATACTTGTTTTCAGTCTTTACTTTATGCTTAGTAAAGTGATGATGCTTACTCCAAAAGTATTTTTATAGAATTCTGATCTTCTCGTATTGTTCTTTATGAATATCTATCAATCTTCTCCCCATTTCTTACCCTGGAAATATCAAATTTTTCTATAGCTGTCTTAGGGTGATGAACtgtatattttgttaatattgtaATTGACAATTATgataatttgttaatattcatcAAGATCCTTTCCAGATCCATTATGGTATATTTTACAATTCTAAAGATGTATATTAACACATATTACATTGGTGTTAATTGGTTCCCATTCATAACTTTGACTTTAGGATACCAGTGAACCTCTTAACATATTTAGCCACAGCCTTATAGAGATCTTTATTCTCATTATGTCTTGCTTAGAGATCAAGGTAATTACAAAAATCACTTTTACCTACTGGTTCAAAATGATCTCCAGAATCAAGCTTTAACCTGTTACGTTAGTATATATTCAGAATTTTACACTTACTACCATTagttttattgttgtcttttgtttttatatcacattcacTTCAAATATATCCTTGACCTACCCAACAAGCCTTCCCTCCaaaccaaaatttaaaattaaaaagtagatCATCAAAATCAACATATCAACTATATGACAGCATAGGCACTATTCTGTATCTGTAGCCCTCAACTCCtgcagggaaagaaaaggggcattttaaaaactttttttcttagtcttgatcattataattatatagtgctaagtttcattaaaaaattgttttctatttttaatattgtagttattttgtgtggttatttagttgtttttactCTATATTACTTTATAAAAGGCTTCTCATGTTTTTtggaatttttcatatttgttatttcttatggcacagtaattaTCTATTATGTTTACATACCACAGCATAATAGGTTTAGTCATTCCCCACTCAATGAGTATCTaattaatttccagttttttgctaacACAAAAGGTGTTGCTATATTCTAGATAAGGTCTGCAACCCTCCTGTGTTTCttgattactttttaaaagcaaaaatataggAACTTTTCCCAAAAAGCACCTACCTTTCGTGCATATGCTAACATTAAATATAACTTTgttactatgccataagaaataacaaatatgaagaattccaAAAAACATGAGAAGCCTTTAATAAAGTGATGTAGAGTAAACATAGCTAAATAACCACATACAATAATTACAAcagtataaatagaaaaaaatcttttttagggAAACTTAGCAttgtataattatcattattaagattaagaaaaaaactattttaaagtatttgaagagctgttcCCTAGAGAGATTGCATTTGTTCTGCTTGGACAGAGACTAAAACTAGAAGCAAGGGGAAGAAAATCATAGATTTTGGTGTGATGGAAGAAAATAGATACTTCCTAACACTTAGTCCTATCAAAGTAAGATAAAGAACTATCTCATGAATTagtggggtttttgtttttttcctcactaGAGGTTTATAAGGGAAAGCTGAATAATTACTTGTTGGAAATGAAGATACCACAGCCTCCCAActtccttccaattttaaaattcattccaCCACAACTACCTTTCCAAATCTgtacttttctttccctttcatctcAAGTACCCAACCTcaactttttatttataaaatgacttCCTATTATTAAATGATCTGATAGGTGTTCCCTTAATTTTCCTTCTCAAAACTTTTCgggcttttcatttcttttcttctgactcaaagaaaaaaatctcactcATTGCCTTTCCCAGAATCTTATCTATTGTTTTCTATTGTTTACAAAATATATCTTAATAGTATTTAAAAACCATCCTGCTCAAAATCTGCTTTTCCTTCTGTATTGTCAGCAACACCATTTATCCACTTTCCCATATTTGATGATTTGTGGTTATCTTTGATATTTCCTTTCTACCCCCATCCCCACTTCTAATAGTCAATTACAAATCTCTGTTGATTCTACTATAAacattcttcctctcttttcttaccATTCCATTTAAGGTACTCAGTACCACCCTGCTAGCTGCAATAGGCTCCCTAAATCCCTCTCTCATACTATTGCCAAATTTATGCTCCCTATACTGAAAAATAGTTCTGCCATTCTACAGCTAAAAACCCTATAAAATATCTCTTTACTGACTAATGATTAAACTTCatactagatcagtgatgggcaaactttttaaagagggggccaaaggaaaagaaatgctcatctgtcagtctgtttctaagtcaaccAGTTCGAAGTTTcgttgtattatatcctactcattgtatttgtcagattaggaatgatgttgcacagcctgatagaacatttcagggggcctcagggggccacatctggcctgtgggctgtggTTTGCCCATCGCTGTACTAGATAGTTTAATATTCAAGGCTCTATGTAACCTGATACATACTATCCTTTCTACTTTATCATGTACTACTCCATTCTATGTACATTATGTTACTGTTAAACTGGATTATTTGTGGTACCCCATACACATCACACACTTTCCACTCCTGAGTCTGTGTTTGTGCTGTCTGCTATGGTTAGAATGTCCTCTCTATGCATCCTTTAAAGTCCAGATCAaatgtctccttttcttttctttttttaaaattttattttttatttctttttaaacccttaagttctgtgtattggctcctaggtggaagagtggtaagggtgggcaatgggggtcaagtgacttgcccagggtcacactgctgggaagtgtctgaggctggatttgaactaggatctcctgtctctaggcctgactctcaatccagagctacccagctgccctaaatgTCTCCTTTTCTATAAAGGAATTTTTGATTCCCCATTGAAAATagtttccttcatttctcttgaACTGAACTCAACATTTAGCTTAAatcttttttatgcatttatcacattatttttttattaaagttgTTGAGAACTGATCTGcacataaatgtaaaaaataaatgtttaattgaacTGAAAATATATCCTTTTCACAAACATAATTCCTAAGTTTCTTCTACCCACGTCTGATTCTGATTGGGAGTGAGATCAATATAAACTGAGAAGATCTGGCCAACAAAATCAGAAGCTTATTAATCTGTATTGTACCTCTTTTCCACCTACTCTTTAGTCCATCCCTGTCAAGGTTATCAATGCCTATCAAACAATACAGTGGCAAGAAACAAGAGACACACAAAAAAGAGCCTGAAGAATCTATATCTAGTACTAACCTGTATTATAGAATTTTGTAAGCATCATCAATAAAATGGCAATCAGAAAACTTTAGGTTTGCCCTAAGGCtattatatatttaatctttAAGTAACAGAAGAATGAGACTGACTTCTCTTATGATGaagatttgtattttttcatttggtaTGGCAATGAAGCAGTTtcttgagagaaaaataaatttcccaaCAAATATTTTCCAATAGGATAGTGAAATATTTGTGCACAATTCTTTTCCAAGGCCTCTTACCTTGGTGAAAAAGTGATGATTTTTCAGGAACATCTGTGGAAGCATCCCAATGCCAAAGGGATCCATCTTCAGAGCAAGTAAACAGGTGATCTGGGTTGGATGGATGGAAGTGAACTTCCCACACTAcagaacaagaacaaataaaggtttattttttaatagattaGTTCAACAAAGATCCTATGGCTCTTAGTTGGAATATACttaattatgtatgtgtgtataatagcATAGTCAAAAAATTCTTTGCCTTGAGCCTAGACAGAATGGCAAATAAATTTTTAGGCTAGTGAAGTGAGAATCAAGTTGGGGAGGGTTTAACAATGAAAGTCGTATTATTGAAATGCTCTAAAGTACAGTAAAATGTAATACAACATTAAATTCATAAATCACCCTGGGTGCTTGTGACATTGGTTCACTAGGCATATATACTGCCTGCGACCCTGATTCCATgaaaacataagcttcttgagaacagttctgttggggcagctagtgtctcagtggatagaaagccaggcctggagacaggaggttgggttcaaatcagacacttcctagctgtgtggtcctaggcaagtcacttaaccctaactgtaTAGCTTTGTGTAGTTGGAATTTGGTACCCGAGGACTACATTCccctcagccatgtatccctgggtgatccCTATGTTTTTCACCATCCTCCTCAAGgcaaatgtattattatcctataattcaaagtttaaattcttttgagagtaattttagggtAAGAAACTTGCTTGCAAGAACCACAcgctgcaccaaaagatccaaagTGAACTTTGGATGTGCTGAATTGAACCATGGTGGGGTGAGgtgaatatgcatttattttgaatgtacactcttatacctctgattggctttttgtcaatgcacctaagtggttttgttctttttctcttttatttcccttttatccccaaattattatatatacctctagttaaagttatAAATTTGGTTATGTTTGCATGATCCACTGGGGcaactagtctcccaaaggatcccaAGGGGAATGTGTAGttggaattttgtaccccaggactacaGTTCCCCacaattcctttcctttgtatcctcacGTACATTTTTACGTTGGGTTGTTAAAGGTTTCTGTAACCACgcctttgggtttttttccttttaacatgGCTGAAAAaatcactcttctctctctcactttacttccctttacttccagttattattattaaccgtATAAAAATACTTGGAGAATTTggatatttaatttaatcttacagcctttagcactcttctgctgtggaagtgatacttagtatcaattttaagagagaaggtaagggctttaaaaaaagttgtttctGAAACACATGTATTAATCCAAatgcaaaaatatgaaaaataacatATACCAACATCAAAATTTTGCTCTTAAAATTGTTATACAAATCACTAATTATAAAATTGTTTCCTCGAAAATACTTACTTTCAGCTTCATGAGCTTTCAGCAGAGAAACTGGCATGCTACCTTGTCTAACATCCCAAATACTCAACATTCCATCCTGACCTCCAGTAGCTACAACATGTTGCTGATTGGGATGTCTATCAACACAGTGGAGTGGAACTCTGTCTCCAGTCCTtttgaagaaaatgcaaaaaagaaaagaaaaaagatactttCTTACAtcagttttttccttccttcatttcatcTTAAAACACCAACCAAAATTATACTAAGTGTAACTACTAGAAATTACAATTGGTGCCTCAGTCTTCAATATCCTAAGTTAACTGCCATTTTCAAGGGTAGTACTTAATTTTCTTTGATCAACAAACCCAACATAAATCTGAATTGGAaatcagaagccatctagtcacACCCTCACCTGAACAAAAATCCCTTCAACAACATATTTTAGGAGTGGCCCCCCCGCTTTTTTTTTGCTAGAAGCCCTCCCATAAGGAACTTTTTTTAAGACAACTGTAACAGGAAATTTTTTGCTTACCTCAAGCTTAATTTCTTTCTAATCTCCTAACAACTAACTTTACATAAGGAATTCCAAAACTtgattagatatatatttaaaatatctagaAAATCTAGAATAGAATGCACAATTATTCAGAATGCATGTTAGCTAACATAAGGaatagcaaaacaaaatgaaGCTAATGTTTAGTTTCTGATGCTCCTATAACTATGTTTTTCATGTATGTTATGTATCAACTCTGAAAAAGAAGTCTTTCAATTTCTGCTCTTCTTAACAATGAGCTTAAATTGCACTCAGATCTAAGAAATATGATGATTTGGTGAACTGAACAAGATGTCAAAAATACCTGTTGAATTAACTTCAAAATTACTAATGGGATTGATTGTTCATTATTGTCTTgtttttaaatgggaaaacatTTCAGTACCTGAATTGAAATCTTTGAACATATCCACATTTCTAAGCACAATGAAAACCAGCCATTTGCTAAATATGTTATCCAAAAACACTCCTTATTACAAATGCTTatgaggtttaaaaaatagtatttgatTTTTTGCCTAGAAACATCCAGATTGGTTTGGGCAGTAAACCACACAGATAGACAGTGTCTGTGCATGTGTAGGTAGATATAGAAACAAATAACCACATATATAACATTAATTATCAATGCAAAATGATTTGTAGAAATAAGACCTAATTTAACTATGATACAACTCTCAaagatatttaattcaatttccctttgaaattatcttgaaAAGTGATTCAAGCTCAATTTTATGTTATATTCCCATGTTCTCTTTCAcagatttcttctgtgtttaGGTCCAGCTATTCTTCTCAATTTTGGATTATTGATTAAACTCACTATTCTTATATGGGTGTGAGTTGGTGGTATCCTAAAACATTACAAGAGAAACATCAAAGATTACTGATCACAGATTACCATAACAgacataataatgaaaaagtttgaaatattgccaACATGTGACAGAAACAAAATGTGAACAGATGCTATTGGGAAAATGGTGCTGACAGGCTTTTTGATGTCGGATTGCCACAAAATTTCCATTTGTAAAAAATGCAATATCTGCAAAGTGCAATAAAGTAAAGCACAATAAAATaaggtatatatatatggggTCAGGCATTTCAGTTGTTTTAAATAATGGCTAATGTCCATTTAAAGGATATTCTTAAATAAGGAACCTTTATCAGCAGGCCTTTTCAATATAATTAGGAGGTGGCTTGTGAGTAAGTAGGATAAACATGCCTCATTTCTTGGGACTGTCTTGCTCTATTGTAATTCGGAAATCCaaaggatttttgttttataataatgtaaatattcaataaaatggTTATCTGACATGGGTAAGCATGTTAGATGATTCATTGGCACACTTGGGAATCAACTGTCTGGAAGAAACCAGACTAGCAACTAGAATGATGCTTCATGGTTGCAAAATATAGAATACCACAAtctcaaaagaacaaaattgTGTGTGAtctagaaatcaaaagacatacCTAATGGATGAAAGTCcatatgaacatatatgcaaaaagtTGTTTAAAGTATCATCATtaggaaacaaatggaaaaggagctgAGTCATTTGGGTAATGAGAATGATAAGAAACACATTACTTAAACACTATACTAGATTCCATGAAATATAGAGAACTAACAGAAGGCCTCTAATATGTGATGGTTTATAGAACATGGGCAAGAGTTACGCAAAATGAGGTGTGGCTGGATTAGGATCTGTAGTCAGGGAGGTGATCTAATCAATATATTACCATGTATTAATTTAATGGGTGCTTACAGCTAGGCTAGgtggctgggcttggagtcataaaccctgagttcaaattataataatta
The window above is part of the Gracilinanus agilis isolate LMUSP501 unplaced genomic scaffold, AgileGrace unplaced_scaffold51989, whole genome shotgun sequence genome. Proteins encoded here:
- the LOC123255772 gene encoding nucleoporin Nup43 codes for the protein NADSSTLHAVAFLRTPEILTVNSIGQLKIWDFRQQGNEPSQILSLTGDRVPLHCVDRHPNQQHVVATGGQDGMLSIWDVRQGSMPVSLLKAHEAEMWEVHFHPSNPDHLFTCSEDGSLWHWDASTDVPEKSSLFHQ